Proteins from a single region of Thermotoga maritima MSB8:
- a CDS encoding metal ABC transporter ATP-binding protein, with translation MKIVEVKNLTYRINDFEILKNVTFSVEEGEFVGIIGPNGAGKTTLVRILVGDIKNYEGKVEVRGKIGYLPQLHQVQREFPITVKEFAAMGMYGRYRKIDWEKVRSTLKDVGILHKENDPIKNLSGGEFQRLSLARALLSDPDILVLDEPEAGVDEMGKASFYELLNRLRKEKNITVIMVSHDIGMVFKECSTIMCLNRTLHCHGPTETINPEDLKKIFTDFDIWIRGTRHYEIYHGRERD, from the coding sequence ATGAAAATCGTGGAAGTGAAGAATCTGACCTACAGAATAAACGATTTTGAGATCCTGAAGAATGTAACCTTCTCCGTGGAAGAAGGTGAATTCGTTGGAATAATCGGTCCGAACGGAGCAGGAAAAACCACACTTGTGAGAATTCTGGTGGGAGATATAAAGAATTACGAAGGCAAGGTAGAAGTCAGGGGGAAGATAGGATACCTTCCACAGCTCCATCAGGTTCAGAGGGAGTTTCCCATCACCGTAAAAGAGTTCGCCGCGATGGGAATGTACGGCAGGTACAGAAAGATAGACTGGGAAAAGGTGAGATCGACCTTGAAAGATGTGGGGATCCTTCACAAAGAAAACGATCCGATAAAGAACCTCTCAGGTGGTGAATTCCAGAGACTCTCACTCGCGAGGGCCCTTCTTTCAGATCCGGATATTCTCGTATTGGACGAACCTGAGGCTGGAGTGGATGAAATGGGAAAGGCTTCCTTTTACGAGCTTCTGAACCGATTGAGGAAAGAAAAAAATATCACAGTCATCATGGTCAGCCACGACATCGGAATGGTGTTCAAAGAATGCAGCACCATCATGTGTCTCAACAGGACCCTTCACTGTCATGGTCCCACTGAAACGATTAACCCTGAAGACCTCAAGAAAATCTTCACAGACTTCGATATATGGATCAGAGGAACAAGACACTACGAGATCTACCATGGGAGGGAGAGAGATTGA
- a CDS encoding sensor histidine kinase, with protein MISLRTFLITFLVNIALLGIFWGNRMNFVDVVIFSFFSALFVSLATHILVTSRLRKLREAVARKSRFEDFLNDEITKLAEEVNSVVENSLIQEKETEKLKDIVTGFVHDVKSLVWNEVEDENLQKIIEEFYEFAKLEAGLERLRKEPVNLVELVNDVVEKFPGKVIFKYDDVVEVEADPMKLFRAFYNVIENAVKYSSGPVEVHVKKDRIIVKGPGPEIPYEVRANLFEKKKKSKGTGLGLYLAREFFEMHGFRIAYRREGNHNVFEIYTGYTGMSSVKSERDSR; from the coding sequence ATGATATCTCTGAGAACCTTTCTCATCACCTTTCTTGTGAATATAGCCTTACTTGGAATCTTCTGGGGAAACAGGATGAACTTTGTGGATGTCGTTATTTTCTCTTTCTTTTCAGCGCTCTTTGTTAGTCTCGCTACTCATATTCTGGTGACCAGCAGACTGAGGAAGCTCAGAGAAGCTGTAGCCAGAAAAAGTCGATTCGAAGATTTCCTGAACGATGAGATCACAAAACTCGCCGAAGAGGTGAATTCGGTAGTCGAAAATTCGCTGATTCAGGAAAAAGAAACGGAAAAATTGAAAGACATCGTCACAGGTTTTGTGCACGATGTGAAATCGCTCGTATGGAATGAGGTTGAGGACGAAAATTTACAGAAGATCATAGAGGAATTCTACGAATTCGCCAAGCTCGAAGCTGGTCTTGAAAGGTTGAGAAAAGAGCCGGTTAATCTCGTCGAGCTCGTGAACGACGTGGTGGAAAAATTCCCAGGAAAAGTCATTTTCAAGTACGATGACGTCGTGGAAGTCGAAGCTGATCCCATGAAGCTTTTCAGGGCCTTTTACAACGTGATAGAAAACGCTGTGAAGTATTCTTCAGGACCGGTGGAGGTCCACGTGAAAAAAGACAGGATCATCGTGAAAGGTCCCGGACCAGAGATCCCCTATGAGGTACGTGCAAATCTTTTTGAGAAAAAGAAAAAAAGCAAAGGTACAGGACTGGGCCTGTACCTCGCAAGGGAATTTTTCGAAATGCATGGCTTCAGAATCGCTTACAGGAGAGAAGGAAATCACAACGTTTTTGAGATTTACACTGGATACACCGGCATGTCATCGGTAAAGTCAGAGAGAGATTCGAGATAG
- a CDS encoding metal ABC transporter permease, whose product MSFFHDLVEYSFLRTAFVGGILVASLSGLVSPIVVFRRMEFIGDGTAHAVFAGLAAATLIGADHRLIAFATALLFAFAVSLFSRSRISESSAIGILLPFFMAVGVVLFSVSGRYQTDVMGYLFGDVLLVNSTDVAITAVVLALSVILTVVFRWDIKYFIVDEKMARFYGIKTDLIRFLITSFIAITVVTTVKVVGVILTGALLILPGLVSKIFGKSFWSLTTISVIFSTGVFFAGFLTAYTLDLPPGPVIVIIAFVSFLPMLKFS is encoded by the coding sequence TTGAGCTTCTTTCACGATCTCGTTGAGTACAGTTTCTTAAGGACAGCTTTCGTTGGGGGAATCCTGGTCGCGTCTTTATCGGGCCTTGTTTCTCCAATAGTGGTTTTTAGAAGGATGGAGTTCATAGGAGACGGAACCGCACACGCGGTCTTTGCCGGGCTTGCTGCAGCCACTCTCATCGGAGCGGATCACAGATTGATCGCCTTTGCCACGGCTCTTCTTTTCGCTTTTGCGGTGAGTCTCTTTTCTCGCTCCAGGATCAGCGAAAGCAGTGCCATAGGCATCCTCCTTCCCTTCTTCATGGCCGTTGGAGTGGTTCTCTTTTCTGTTTCGGGAAGGTATCAGACAGATGTGATGGGGTATCTGTTCGGCGACGTGCTTCTTGTGAACAGCACCGACGTCGCGATAACGGCCGTTGTCCTTGCCCTGAGCGTGATCCTCACCGTGGTGTTCAGATGGGACATCAAGTATTTCATAGTGGATGAAAAAATGGCCAGGTTTTATGGCATAAAAACAGATCTCATCCGTTTTCTGATCACCTCGTTCATCGCTATCACCGTGGTGACGACCGTTAAAGTGGTTGGTGTGATCCTCACAGGTGCCCTTCTGATCCTTCCTGGACTCGTCTCGAAAATATTTGGAAAATCCTTCTGGTCACTCACAACAATATCCGTCATCTTCAGCACCGGCGTTTTCTTCGCGGGGTTTCTGACCGCCTACACTCTTGACCTGCCACCAGGTCCGGTCATAGTGATCATTGCTTTCGTTTCTTTCCTTCCAATGCTAAAATTCTCATGA
- a CDS encoding transposase: MIKASRYYPSSQLCSECGYINKEAKEWSAS, translated from the coding sequence GTGATAAAAGCAAGCAGATACTATCCCTCAAGTCAGCTATGCAGTGAATGTGGATACATAAATAAAGAAGCCAAAGAGTGGAGCGCATCATGA
- a CDS encoding metal ABC transporter substrate-binding protein, giving the protein MKKILLLLVLIVAVLNFGKTIVTTINPYYLIVSQLLGDTASVKLLVPPGANPHLFSLKPSDAKTLEEADLIVANGLGLEPYLEKYREKTVFVSDFIPALLLIDDNPHIWLDPFFLKYYIVPGLYQVLIEKFPEKQSEIKQKAEEIVSGLDTVIRDSFKALLPYTGKTVVMAHPSFTYFFKEFGLELITLSSGHEHSTSFSTIKEILRKKEQIVALFREPQQPAEILSSLEKELRMKSFVLDPLGVNGEKTIVELLRKNLSVIQEALK; this is encoded by the coding sequence ATGAAGAAGATTCTTCTCCTTCTAGTACTCATTGTCGCTGTTTTGAATTTCGGCAAAACTATCGTGACCACGATAAACCCGTACTATCTCATCGTTTCTCAGCTACTTGGTGATACAGCGAGCGTAAAGCTCCTTGTTCCCCCTGGAGCGAATCCACACTTGTTCTCACTAAAGCCTTCCGACGCTAAGACTCTGGAAGAAGCGGATCTGATCGTGGCGAACGGGCTCGGATTGGAGCCGTATTTAGAAAAATACAGAGAAAAGACAGTTTTCGTTTCAGACTTCATTCCAGCACTTCTTCTCATCGATGATAACCCTCACATCTGGCTCGATCCTTTCTTCCTCAAATACTACATCGTTCCTGGACTGTACCAGGTTCTCATCGAGAAATTCCCAGAAAAACAGAGCGAAATAAAACAGAAAGCAGAAGAGATCGTAAGCGGATTGGACACCGTGATCAGAGATTCCTTCAAAGCACTCCTCCCTTACACCGGAAAAACGGTAGTGATGGCTCATCCGAGTTTTACGTACTTCTTCAAGGAATTCGGCCTGGAATTGATAACTCTCTCCAGCGGTCATGAACACAGCACGAGTTTTTCCACGATCAAAGAGATCCTCAGGAAAAAAGAACAGATTGTTGCCCTGTTCAGGGAACCGCAGCAGCCGGCAGAGATTCTCTCGAGCCTCGAAAAAGAACTGAGAATGAAAAGCTTCGTGCTCGATCCCCTCGGAGTGAACGGAGAAAAGACGATCGTGGAACTCCTGAGAAAGAACCTTTCTGTGATCCAGGAGGCGTTGAAATGA
- a CDS encoding isochorismatase family protein, producing the protein MFYFPEREKKRFTLKRPALLIIDLQNYFTSPDSPAYLRGVEVAIENIRKLKISFERAKLPVIATVHVGASPMMKKWWGNEVDKRWAVPVFSDVLLFEKNTYDAFYSTKLEEELRSKSINQLIITGVMTHLCCETTARSAFVRNFEVIMVEDALWDKNEWYHFSSLKNLAHGVAYIAKTEEILCALESLEQGQRE; encoded by the coding sequence ATGTTTTATTTCCCAGAAAGAGAAAAGAAAAGATTCACTTTGAAAAGGCCGGCACTTCTCATCATCGATCTTCAAAATTATTTCACCTCTCCTGACTCCCCAGCATACCTTCGGGGAGTGGAGGTTGCTATCGAAAACATCAGAAAACTGAAGATCTCCTTCGAAAGAGCGAAACTTCCCGTGATAGCCACGGTCCACGTGGGAGCGTCTCCGATGATGAAGAAGTGGTGGGGAAACGAAGTGGATAAAAGGTGGGCCGTTCCCGTTTTTTCCGATGTTCTTCTTTTTGAAAAGAACACGTACGACGCGTTTTATTCAACGAAACTCGAAGAGGAGCTCAGATCAAAGAGCATTAATCAGCTGATCATAACAGGTGTGATGACACATCTTTGCTGTGAAACTACAGCCCGAAGCGCTTTTGTGAGAAACTTCGAAGTGATAATGGTGGAGGACGCGCTGTGGGATAAAAACGAATGGTACCACTTCTCTTCACTGAAAAACCTGGCACATGGAGTTGCGTACATCGCTAAGACGGAGGAGATCCTGTGCGCGTTGGAATCGTTGGAGCAGGGCCAGCGGGAGTAG
- a CDS encoding NAD(P)/FAD-dependent oxidoreductase, which produces MRVGIVGAGPAGVAAAVFLRRYNVHVTVFEKNRVGGLLRNAHLVENIPVLPPASGEEICKTLEKRLFESGAELIWEEVVKVENEKILTEREIHSFDYVIVASGTIPRRIPEFEVSEKVVYEFIDLPEFEKLAIYGAGDAAFDSALNALVRGKEVHLFNRGSRIRALPLLVERAKKYEKFYYHERCPILKVEEESKMVKLKTEHGVFTFDALLLSVGRLPNTSFVEPGERNFIVGDARGGFRQVSIAMGSAIETAMEILRREGTVSATLPLKEGLLNPNGEHQAG; this is translated from the coding sequence GTGCGCGTTGGAATCGTTGGAGCAGGGCCAGCGGGAGTAGCAGCCGCTGTGTTTCTGAGGAGGTACAACGTTCACGTTACAGTGTTCGAAAAAAACAGGGTGGGAGGACTTTTGCGGAACGCCCATCTCGTTGAAAACATCCCGGTTTTGCCTCCAGCCTCCGGTGAAGAGATCTGCAAAACACTGGAGAAAAGATTATTTGAATCTGGTGCTGAACTCATATGGGAAGAAGTTGTAAAAGTGGAAAACGAAAAAATTCTGACAGAAAGAGAAATTCATTCGTTCGACTACGTGATCGTTGCAAGCGGCACGATTCCAAGGAGAATTCCAGAGTTCGAAGTATCTGAGAAGGTGGTCTATGAGTTCATCGATCTTCCAGAATTCGAAAAACTCGCAATCTATGGAGCAGGAGACGCTGCATTCGACAGTGCTTTGAACGCTCTTGTGAGAGGAAAAGAGGTACATCTTTTCAACAGAGGCAGCAGAATCAGAGCGCTTCCCCTTCTGGTCGAGAGAGCGAAAAAATACGAGAAATTCTATTATCATGAAAGATGCCCCATCCTCAAAGTGGAAGAAGAAAGCAAAATGGTTAAACTGAAAACAGAACACGGTGTTTTCACCTTCGACGCTCTCCTTTTGTCTGTAGGCAGGCTTCCAAACACTTCTTTCGTTGAACCTGGAGAAAGAAATTTCATCGTCGGAGATGCGAGAGGTGGCTTCAGGCAGGTATCGATAGCGATGGGCAGTGCCATCGAAACAGCGATGGAGATCCTGAGAAGAGAGGGAACAGTGTCAGCTACCCTCCCTCTGAAGGAGGGCTTGCTCAACCCAAACGGGGAGCATCAGGCCGGCTGA
- a CDS encoding flagellin produces the protein MRVNDVNLMRYIQQLSLERKAPTPGSFLFNTVSELAVQQKLRGQIEGYKTTLSQIYNGIGLLNTANAGLESISTALQRARELAVQASNATLTDVERSMIQKEYEEIMRGVKRIIQQTTYNEQRVLAGDVRNLVIQTGPNEGQNVTVNIPNLEETLSELFEVDLSTFEGAQRSLETIDQALENISQIRGNVGSWMNRLESSARSVMNSYTELFKTESLFEPSVAELLLESTKEDILRQTALTGILFRMENAGNVLKLLM, from the coding sequence ATGAGGGTGAACGATGTAAATTTGATGCGGTACATTCAGCAACTCAGCCTTGAAAGAAAAGCCCCCACACCGGGAAGTTTCCTCTTCAACACAGTATCTGAACTTGCCGTTCAGCAGAAATTGAGAGGACAGATAGAAGGATACAAAACGACACTTTCACAAATATACAACGGAATAGGTCTTCTGAACACGGCCAACGCGGGACTTGAAAGCATATCAACAGCGCTTCAGAGGGCAAGAGAACTCGCCGTTCAAGCTTCGAACGCTACTCTCACAGACGTAGAAAGATCCATGATACAGAAAGAATACGAGGAGATAATGCGCGGTGTGAAAAGGATCATCCAGCAGACAACTTACAACGAACAGAGGGTGCTCGCCGGAGACGTTCGAAACCTTGTGATCCAAACTGGACCCAATGAAGGACAGAACGTAACGGTGAACATACCAAACCTCGAAGAGACTCTCTCCGAACTGTTTGAAGTGGACCTTTCCACCTTCGAAGGAGCACAAAGATCTCTTGAAACCATAGATCAAGCTCTGGAAAACATCTCTCAGATCAGAGGAAACGTTGGATCCTGGATGAACAGGCTGGAGTCTTCAGCAAGAAGTGTGATGAACAGCTACACGGAGCTCTTCAAAACAGAGAGTCTTTTCGAACCGAGCGTGGCAGAACTTCTCCTCGAGTCAACGAAGGAAGACATTTTGAGACAGACGGCACTGACCGGAATTCTCTTCAGAATGGAAAATGCGGGAAACGTACTCAAACTCTTGATGTAG
- a CDS encoding MFS transporter, with translation MSRKKAFLFIVLLGLVSLFADVTYEGARSIIGPFMKTLGASAAALGFAVGLGELTGYAFRLISGILSDKTRKYWLFTILGYAINLFAVPALAFAGNWQTALVLIIAERFGKALRTPARDVLLSFASEEVGMGKGFGIHEALDQIGAILGPLALTFALAFEKSYRFCFFILLIPALVAMVLLLTARITFPALQEMKKKKDSPVDRNLGKTYWFYLAIVSMVAFAFADFPIIAYHMKSFEVAKDFFVPATYSLAMAVDAVAALVFGHLFDKKGFVALAYAVLLSSFFPVLSFSNSFPLIFAGVILWGIGMGAQESIMRAVVAKIVPAEKRGFAYGMFFTVYGVFWFFGSWIMGTLYDINRFYLILFSFVIQFAAALLLLRMKRYEW, from the coding sequence ATGTCCAGAAAAAAGGCCTTCCTATTCATCGTGCTTTTGGGGCTGGTCAGTCTCTTCGCGGACGTTACTTACGAAGGGGCAAGGAGCATCATCGGACCGTTCATGAAGACACTGGGAGCGAGCGCCGCCGCTCTTGGATTTGCCGTAGGGCTCGGTGAACTCACAGGATATGCCTTCAGATTGATTTCGGGAATTCTGAGCGATAAAACACGAAAGTACTGGCTTTTCACCATCCTGGGATACGCGATAAATCTCTTTGCGGTACCGGCTCTCGCATTCGCAGGAAACTGGCAGACAGCGCTTGTTCTCATCATCGCCGAAAGATTTGGGAAGGCCCTGAGAACTCCCGCAAGGGATGTCTTGCTCTCTTTCGCTTCTGAAGAAGTTGGAATGGGCAAAGGCTTTGGCATTCATGAGGCGCTAGATCAGATCGGTGCCATCTTGGGACCTCTTGCGCTCACATTCGCCCTCGCATTTGAAAAAAGCTACAGGTTCTGCTTCTTCATTCTTCTCATACCGGCTCTCGTTGCAATGGTTCTTCTCCTCACAGCACGTATAACTTTCCCAGCTCTTCAGGAAATGAAAAAGAAGAAAGACAGTCCAGTGGATCGAAATCTGGGAAAGACTTACTGGTTCTATCTTGCCATCGTTTCTATGGTGGCCTTTGCTTTCGCTGATTTTCCCATCATCGCATACCACATGAAGAGTTTCGAAGTCGCAAAAGATTTCTTCGTTCCTGCGACTTACTCACTCGCGATGGCCGTGGATGCGGTGGCTGCGTTGGTTTTCGGTCATTTGTTCGATAAAAAGGGTTTCGTTGCCCTGGCCTACGCGGTCCTTCTCTCTTCTTTCTTTCCCGTGCTTTCTTTTTCGAACAGTTTTCCGCTCATCTTTGCCGGAGTGATTCTCTGGGGAATCGGTATGGGAGCGCAGGAATCGATCATGAGAGCGGTTGTAGCGAAGATCGTACCTGCAGAAAAGCGTGGATTCGCTTACGGAATGTTCTTCACCGTGTACGGTGTTTTCTGGTTCTTCGGGTCATGGATCATGGGAACGCTCTACGATATCAACCGGTTCTATTTGATACTGTTCTCTTTCGTAATACAGTTTGCAGCGGCTCTGCTCCTTCTTAGAATGAAAAGATACGAATGGTGA
- a CDS encoding response regulator transcription factor: MMWKIAVVDDDKNILKKVSEKLQQLGRVKTFLTGEDFLNDEEAFHVVVLDVMLPDYSGYEICRMIKETRPETWVILLTLLSDDESVLKGFEAGADDYVTKPFNPEILLARVKRFLEREKKGLYDFGDLKIDATGFTVFLKGKRIHLPKKEFEILLFLAENAGKVVTREKLLETFWEDPVSPRVVDTVIKRIRKAIEDDPNRPRYIKTIWGVGYMFTGGER; encoded by the coding sequence ATGATGTGGAAGATAGCCGTTGTGGATGACGACAAAAATATTCTGAAAAAGGTGAGTGAAAAACTCCAGCAGTTGGGACGGGTGAAGACCTTCCTTACAGGAGAAGATTTTTTGAACGACGAGGAAGCCTTTCATGTTGTGGTTCTGGACGTCATGCTTCCAGACTACAGTGGTTACGAGATCTGCAGGATGATAAAAGAAACCCGACCAGAAACCTGGGTGATACTCCTAACGCTCCTTTCCGATGATGAAAGCGTTCTAAAAGGATTCGAAGCGGGGGCGGACGACTACGTGACAAAACCGTTCAACCCGGAGATTCTTCTTGCAAGAGTGAAAAGATTTCTGGAGAGGGAAAAGAAGGGACTGTACGACTTTGGAGATCTGAAGATAGATGCCACCGGTTTTACTGTGTTTTTGAAGGGGAAAAGAATACATCTTCCCAAAAAAGAATTCGAGATATTGCTCTTTCTCGCAGAAAACGCCGGGAAAGTCGTCACGCGTGAAAAACTCCTGGAAACCTTTTGGGAAGACCCTGTCTCACCAAGGGTTGTGGACACAGTCATAAAGAGGATCAGAAAAGCCATAGAGGACGACCCAAACCGTCCTCGATATATAAAGACTATCTGGGGTGTGGGCTACATGTTCACGGGGGGAGAAAGATGA
- a CDS encoding pyruvate carboxylase subunit B: MFVDTTLRDGHQSLIATRMRTEDMLPALEAFDRMNFHSMEVWGGATFDVAVRFLNENPWERLKKIREGLKNTKIQMLLRGQNLVGYRHYADDVVELFIKKVAEYGLDIIRIFDALNDERNLQKSIEESKKHGLHVQVAISYTVSPVHTLDYYLDFARKLLDMGVDSICIKDMAGLLTPKRAYELVRALKEKFGVPVEVHSHCTTGFAPLAYQAAYEAGADFFDTAISPFSMGTSQPTFETMYYAFRGNGKEDFDREALKFLVDHFTKVRMKYIEYDVGMKYPDSRIIFSQIPGGMYSNLLKQLKEQRMEHLLDKVLEEVPRVQKDLGYPPLVTPTSQIVGVQAFLNVVYGRYERITNETRNYVKGLYGRPPAPIDPELMRKILGDEKPIDCRPADLLEPELDKTRKELGILVETDEDLLIAVILGEVGKKFLRKKYEEKIGVDFNYLESLSDFTDDMPVYPV, translated from the coding sequence ATGTTCGTTGATACAACCTTAAGAGATGGACATCAATCTCTGATCGCGACGAGGATGAGAACGGAAGATATGCTGCCTGCTCTCGAAGCGTTCGACAGAATGAATTTTCACTCCATGGAAGTCTGGGGAGGAGCAACCTTCGATGTCGCCGTTAGATTTCTGAACGAAAATCCATGGGAGAGGTTGAAAAAGATAAGAGAGGGTTTGAAGAACACGAAGATTCAGATGCTTCTGAGAGGACAGAATCTCGTTGGCTACAGGCACTACGCGGACGATGTTGTGGAGCTTTTCATAAAGAAAGTGGCGGAGTATGGACTGGATATCATACGTATCTTCGATGCGCTGAACGATGAAAGAAACCTGCAGAAATCTATTGAAGAGTCAAAAAAGCACGGTCTTCATGTTCAGGTAGCGATCAGTTACACGGTGAGTCCTGTCCACACTCTCGATTACTATCTTGACTTCGCAAGAAAACTTCTGGATATGGGAGTGGACTCGATTTGTATAAAGGACATGGCGGGGCTTCTCACTCCAAAAAGGGCTTACGAACTCGTCAGGGCTTTGAAAGAGAAGTTCGGTGTTCCCGTTGAGGTCCACTCTCACTGTACCACAGGCTTTGCTCCCCTTGCGTATCAAGCGGCTTACGAAGCAGGGGCGGATTTTTTCGATACGGCTATTTCTCCGTTTTCCATGGGAACGTCTCAGCCAACTTTTGAAACCATGTATTACGCTTTCAGAGGAAACGGAAAAGAGGATTTTGACAGAGAAGCGCTGAAGTTTCTGGTGGATCATTTCACGAAGGTGAGAATGAAATACATCGAGTACGATGTGGGGATGAAGTATCCAGATTCGAGGATCATATTCTCGCAGATTCCCGGTGGTATGTACTCCAACCTTCTCAAGCAGCTGAAAGAGCAGAGGATGGAACACTTGCTTGATAAGGTGCTCGAGGAGGTTCCAAGGGTCCAAAAAGACCTCGGTTATCCACCACTCGTTACACCAACGAGTCAGATCGTGGGTGTTCAGGCGTTTCTCAACGTGGTCTATGGTAGATACGAGCGGATAACCAACGAAACGAGGAATTATGTGAAAGGACTCTATGGTAGGCCACCCGCACCGATCGATCCAGAACTGATGAGAAAGATTCTTGGTGATGAGAAACCCATAGATTGCAGACCTGCTGATCTTTTGGAACCCGAACTGGACAAAACAAGGAAAGAATTGGGAATTCTTGTTGAAACGGACGAAGACCTTCTCATCGCTGTGATCCTGGGAGAGGTAGGCAAGAAATTTTTGAGGAAGAAGTACGAGGAGAAGATCGGCGTGGACTTCAACTATCTCGAATCTCTCTCTGACTTTACCGATGACATGCCGGTGTATCCAGTGTAA
- a CDS encoding M20 family metallopeptidase has protein sequence MKWIEIYEKLVNIDTGPDLPLEGKLRRTSFLTEILEDLGFRVEKREAAYVAFRGKPPYVTLIGHLDTVFPEGESKRRPFTIEGNIAKGPGVCDMKGGVVILLESLKRFLQQNDTDLCVVLNVDEELGSPLSGEVFKEVAGMSSHCLSFEPGRENGELISSRKGIISLWLFARGKKGHASRLDEGANAIVELAFKVVELTSLNGRFPNLTLNPTIVKGGAESNVTPDKAEVYFDVRYYDDKEYEFLEETLKRLSAVHPEANVSYTLKLRRLPMKEDPDFVNIVKMSAEEIGMTVSFVRATGGGDVAFFSQNGVPSIDGLGIPGGKMHSEDEYARLDQFEDRVNLVVHLLRKLGGEKNVR, from the coding sequence ATGAAGTGGATCGAAATTTACGAAAAACTCGTGAACATCGACACAGGACCCGATCTTCCATTAGAGGGGAAGCTGAGGCGAACGTCGTTTCTGACAGAAATCCTCGAAGACCTTGGTTTCAGAGTGGAAAAAAGGGAAGCCGCTTACGTGGCCTTCCGTGGAAAACCGCCTTATGTTACCCTCATAGGACATCTCGACACCGTCTTTCCCGAAGGTGAATCGAAGAGAAGACCTTTCACAATAGAAGGAAACATCGCCAAGGGTCCTGGTGTTTGTGACATGAAAGGAGGAGTTGTGATCCTTCTTGAGTCTTTGAAAAGATTCCTCCAACAGAACGACACCGATCTCTGTGTGGTTCTAAACGTGGATGAAGAACTGGGATCACCGCTCAGTGGAGAAGTGTTCAAAGAAGTTGCCGGTATGAGTTCCCACTGTCTATCCTTCGAGCCGGGAAGAGAAAACGGAGAGCTCATATCCTCCAGGAAGGGAATCATCTCTCTGTGGTTGTTCGCTCGCGGAAAAAAAGGACACGCTTCGAGACTGGACGAAGGAGCCAACGCGATCGTTGAACTGGCTTTCAAAGTGGTGGAACTAACTTCACTGAACGGGAGATTTCCAAACCTTACTCTGAATCCAACAATCGTAAAGGGCGGTGCGGAAAGCAACGTAACACCGGACAAAGCAGAGGTTTATTTCGATGTCAGGTACTACGACGACAAAGAGTACGAGTTTCTCGAAGAAACACTGAAACGACTCTCTGCTGTACATCCTGAAGCGAACGTTTCTTACACCTTGAAACTCAGAAGGCTTCCTATGAAAGAAGATCCTGATTTTGTGAACATTGTGAAGATGTCTGCCGAAGAGATTGGAATGACTGTGAGTTTTGTGAGGGCAACTGGTGGAGGAGACGTGGCGTTTTTCTCGCAGAACGGCGTTCCTTCCATAGACGGTCTGGGTATTCCCGGTGGTAAGATGCACTCCGAGGATGAATACGCGAGACTCGATCAATTTGAAGATAGGGTGAATCTGGTTGTACATCTTTTGAGAAAACTTGGAGGTGAAAAAAATGTTCGTTGA